The nucleotide sequence GCGTCGAGCGCCCGCAGCTCGGCGGCGGCCAGCGTGCCCTGGGCGGCCCGCAGCCGCGCACCGAGCTCGAGCACGCCGTGCACCTGCTCCGGGTCGTCGCGGACCAGCCGGTTGAGCACCCACGCCCCGGCCACCGGCCGGCGCAGCGCCTTGACGGACGCCGCCAGCCCGGCATCCCCAGTCGACTTCGCCTGCGCCGCAGCCGTGTTGCGAGCCGCGATGAACTCCTCGGGCCGCAGCCCGTAGAGCTCGTCGGCGACCTCCTCGATGCTCACGCGCCCCATCGTCGCAGCCCCCGGCCCCGGACGCCCGGGCCCGGCACCGTCAGCCGCCGAGCGAGCCGACGGCGTGCGCCACGATGAGCAGCGACACGAGCAGCGCGGCGGTGGCCTCGCTGGCCATGAGCAGCTTGGCCCGGGTGCTCAGCGGCATCGTGTCGGTCGGGCTGAAGGCGCTGGAGTTGGTCACCGACACGTAGAGGTAGTCGACGAACAGCGGCACCCATCCGCTCGTGCGGCTCGCCGTCGCGGCCACCTCGGTGACGGTGTCGTGGTCCTCGTCCTGCGAGAAGCGCCAGTCGGCGGGCGGCAGCCGGTCGCGGCGCTCGCGGTGGCGCGCCACGGGGCCGCCGCGGTCGAGCTCCCAGTAGAGGAGGGCGTAGCCGACGACCCCGGTGAGCCACACCTGCATCCCGCCGAGCAGCAGCCCGCCGGGGTCGGCCGAGTCGCTCGAGAGGGTCGCGACGAGCATCCCGAGCGCGACGAGGTTGGTGACGATGACGAGCGCGGCCAGCGCGACCGACACCCACCGCGACCACCGCGTCTGGCGGACGAGGCGCACCGGGTTGGCGCTGACGACCGCGACGAGCAGCAGCACCTCGACCGCCGGGATGACGAAGCGCGGGCCGACGAGGAGCGGCTGCGGCAGCAGGGCGTAGGTGACGATGGCGACGAGCACCGCGAGCGCGGGCGGCAGGCGGTGCTCACCCTCGCCGGAGCGGCGGTGCTCCAGCTCGGCGTCCAGGTCGTCGCGCGCCATCCCCGGACCGTATCGCCGCCCGGGCCCCTCGCGACCCGACCGCTGCGCACGGGTCCCGCGGGGAGCCGCCACCGCCGGAGCCGGACCGGCCCGGCGTGGGAGGGTGGGGGCATGGTCGACAGCCCCACCGCCGACAGCCGCGCCGATGCCCTCCTCCGCCGGATCCGGGAGTCCGTCGTCGGCGAGGACCACGTGATGCAGACGCCGTACGGCCCGCGCCGGGTCACGTACGCCGACTACACCGCGAGCGGCCGCGCGCTGTCGTTCATCGAGGACTTCCTGCGGGACGAGGTGCTGCCGGCGTACGCCAACACGCACACCGAGTCCAGCGGCACCGGCCTGCAGACGACCCGCCTGCGCGAGGACGCGCGCCGGATCATCCACGACGCGGTGCACGGCGACGACGACACGGTCGTGGTCTTCGCCGGCTCGGGATGCACCGGCGCGATCGACAAGCTCGTCGGCGTGCTCGGGCTGCGCGTCCCGAGCGTGCTCGAGGACCGCTGGCACCTGAGCGAGCACATCCCCGCGGACGAGCGGCCCGTCGTGTTCATCGGCCCGTACGAGCACCACAGCAACGAGATCCCGTGGCGCGAGACGATCGCCGACGTCGTGACCATCCGCGAGGACGCCGACGGGCGCATCGACGCCGCCGACCTCGAGGCCCGGCTGCTCGAGCACGCCGACCGGCCGCTGCGGATCGGGTCGTTCAGCGCCGCGAGCAACGTCACGGGCATCGTCAGCGACACGCACGGCATCTCGGCGCTGCTGCACCGCCACGGCGCGCTCGCGTTCTGGGACTTCGCCGCCGCCGCTCCGTACGTCGACATCGAGATGACCGCGCCGGACGGCGTCGACCCGCTGGCCTACAAGGACGCGATCGTCCTCTCGCCGCACAAGTTCATCGGCGGACCGTCCACCCCGGGCGTCCTCGTGGCCCGCCGCGAGCTCTTCGCCAACCGCGTGCCGGTCACCCCCGGCGGCGGCACGGTCGCGTACGTCAACCCCGAGGACCACGCCTACCTGCCGGACCCGGCCCACCGCGAGGAGGGCGGCACGCCGGCGATCATCGAGTCGATCCGCGCCGGGCTCGTCTTCCAGCTCAAGGAGGCGGTCGGCGTCGACACCATCCGGGCCCGCGAGGAGCGCTTCCTCGAGCGGGCCGTCACGGCGTGGCACGACGAGCCGGGCCTGGAGATCCTCGGCAACCTCGAGCTGAAGCGGCTGTCCATCGTCTCGTTCGTCGTCCGCTCGCCCTCCGGCAGCCACCTGCACCACAACTACGTCGTCGCCCTGCTCAACGACCTCTTCGGCATCCAGTCGCGCGGCGGCTGCTCGTGCGCCGGCCCCTACGGCCACCGGCTGCTCGGCATCGACCTCGAGCGCAGCCACGAGTTCGAGCGCGAGATCACCGGCGGCTGCGAGGGCATCAAGCCCGGCTGGGTCCGGGTGAACTTCAACTACTTCCTGTCCGACGCGGTCGCGGACTACGTGGTCGAGGCGGTCCGGATGGTCGCCCGTGACGGCTGGCGGCTGCTCGGCGACTACACGTTCTGCCCGGAGACCGGGATGTGGCGCCACCGCCGCGGGGTCGTCGAGCCGCCGGTGCGCCTGACCGACGTCGTGTACGGCGACGACGGCTCGGTGACGATGCCGGCCTCGGAGGCCCGCGGCGGCGAGGAGATGCTCGCCGAGCACCTGCGCGAGGCCGCCGCGGTGCTGGCCGCCGCCGACGCCCCGGACCTCGGCCGGGCCGACCGCCACGTCTCGGCGGACTTCGAGCACCTGCGCTGGTTCGACCTCCCGGACGGCGTCGTCGTCAGCGGCTGACCCGCCGGGTCAGGGCCGCCGGTTCAGAGCGGCCGGGTGGCCGTCACCGCGCCGGCGTCGAGCGGGCCGTAGAGGTGCGGGAACTCCTCGTCGACGCCCTCCGGCGCCTCCCACCGCACCGGCGAGCTGAGGCGCTCGGGGTCGATGGTCAGCAGGACGAGCTCGTCGTCGACGTCCGCGTAGAACCGTTGCAGGACACCGGGCCACTGCTCGCTCGTCGAGAGGTGGATGAAGCCCACCTCGTCGAGGGAGAGGCCGTGCGTCGACTGCTCGTAGCGTCCGAGGGCGCGGGCCTTCTCCCACTGCTCGGCGTGGGCGATGTGGAAGAGGTCGTCGGTCACGGCAGCAGGGTGCCACGAGTCGGCCGCGTCGGCGCGCCGGGGAGGCGTAGGGTCCGGCGGGTGAGCCAGCGCACGCGCCCCGCGACCCGTGACGACGTCCCCGCCATCCAGCGGATGGTCCACGCCCTCGCCGAGTACGAGCGCGAGCCGGACGCCGTGGAGTCGACCGAGCGGCACGTCCTCGCGGCGCTCTTCCCCGACGACGGCGCCACCTCGACCTTCGCCCACGTGGCCGAGGTCGACGGCGAGGTCGTCGGGATGGCCGTCTGGTTCCTCAGCTACTCGACCTGGACCGGCCGGAACGGGATCTGGCTCGAGGACCTCTGGGTCGACCCCGAGCACCGCGGCTCGGGCCTCGGCAAGGAGCTGCTCGCGGCGCTGGCCCGGGTCTGCGTCGAGCGCGACTACCGGCGCCTCGAGTGGTGGGTGCTCAACTGGAACACCCCGAGCATCGGGTTCTACGAGTCGATCGGCGCCGTCGCGCAGGGCGAGTGGACGACCTACCGGATGGACGGCGCGGCGCTCGCCGCCCTCGCCGCCGGCTGACCGGCCGCCTCAGTCCGCGTCACCCCGAGGCTCGAGCTCCAGGATCTGGTCGGCGGCCTCCGGGGTGAGGACGGCCGACCAGATGACCTCGCCCGCTCCGGGCTGGATGCCGGCGATCCCTCCCGGCTCCGGCTGCCAGTCGTCATGGTCCACTCCCGGGAGGGAGTCGAGCATCACGGCCAGCCTCGTGGGGTCGAAGACGTTCCGAGCGATGAGCGCGACGAACTGGTCTCCGCGATCGGCTCGGACGACGACGCCCATGTCGAACCGTTCGAAGCCGGCCGTGATGACCTTGCCCGTCCGAAGGCTGCGCGCCGCGGCCATGATCATCACCCGGCGGTAGACGTCGCGCTCCGAGAACGCGAGCTCGGCTCGCAGGCGGCGGCGGTCCCAGTCGTGCGGCAGCAGCCGGTCCGTGTCGACCCCGTCCGGCTTGGCGGGAGTGCGCGGACAGTGCGCGCCCACGGCGACGTCGGAGTAGAAGTCGGTCGGGCTCCCGTCCTCGCGCCATCCCGCCGCACCGAGCCACCAGCGGTGGGCGGACGTGGTGTCGGGCTCGATGCCCTGCTCACGGGCGGCGCTCGCCTCCCGGGCGAGGTCGACATCGGTCAGGCGCGTCGCTGCACCGCGCCACCGTCCGGTCTTGACCTTGAACCACACCCGGTCCTTGAGGCTGCGGATCCTCTGAGCGGCACCCGACCCGTACCTCTCCGGCAGGGACTGGGCAGAGACCAGGAGGCCGGCGTCGAGGTCTGCCAGTGACCGGTCGATGGTGGGCGGCGCCACCCCGAGCGCGTCGAGACACAGCTTCGTCGGTCGTACCCGTTCCCCACCCGGCATGCCGCGATGCTAGGAGGCAGGACCGACACCGGGGACGGTGCAGCCCGGGTCAGTGCGGCAGGCCGCCGAGGTCGTCGAGCTCCTCACCCGTGAGGCCGCTGAGCAGGGAGATCGCGGCCTCCGCGGAGCCGTTCAGCTGGGCGAGGGCGACGCGGACGTTCGCGTTGATCTCGTCGCGGTGGTTGTCGATGTACTCACGGACGGCGGCGTCGACGACGTCCTTCTTGGACGCGCCCATGAAGTGGGCGGCGTGCGAGATGAGCTGGTCGGTGGCCCCGGAGACCTTGATGGGGGCGACGGTGGTCGGCATGAGGACCTCACGGTGGGTTGGGCGGTCCGTGGACCGGTCGACCTAGCGTAGCACCACGGTATCCGAGTACCCGATGGTACCGGGTGGTCGGAGGTCGGACTCTCGCCGCCGGTTGACGCCTCAGCCGGCGGCCGGTGCGACCCGGGGCGGGTAGGGCGTCAGCAGCTGGTCGACCGGTGCGTGGTCGTCGGTGAGGACGGGGGCGTCGCCGACCCAGTCCTCCAGCGCGGCCCCGTCGAGGACCGCCCAGTCGAGGTCGCGGGCCGCGATGGCGGTGCGCCACGCGGCGGCGTCGAGCGGTGCGTCGGAGGCGAGCACGACGAGGTTGCCGCCGCCCTGGCCCCGGGTGGCCTCGGGGGTCGCCGCGAGCGCCAGGTGCTCGAACACCGTCCCGAGGGTGCGGACCTCGGCCCGGGCGAAGGCCAGCGGCTGGTGGTCGATGAGGTTCGCGGCGTAGACGCCGTCGTCGGCCAGCGTCCGGCGCACGTCGGTCAGGGCCTCGCGCGTCGTGAGGTGCCACGGGACGCTGACGCCTCCGAACGCGTCCCCGACGACGAGGTCGAGCGACCCCGAGGGCACGTCCCGCATCCCGAGCCGGGCGTCCTCGACGCGCACCCGCAGGTCCGGGCCGGTCCGCAGGCCGAGGCGCTCGGTGTCGAGCGCGACGACGCCGGGGTCGATCTCGGAGACCGTGCTCACCGTCCCCGGGCGTTCGGCGGCGAGGAAGCGCGGCAGCGTGAGACCGCCGCCGCCGAGGTGGTGCGCGGTGAGGGGCCCGGCGGGCAGCTGGCTCTCGGTCGCGGCGGCGAGGGCCTTGACGTAGGCGAACTCGAGGGCCGTCGGGTCGGCGAGGTCGACCGTCGAGTGGCGCAGGTCGTCGAGGACGAGCACCCGCTCGGTCGGCCGCTCGGGGTCGCTCGTGACGACGGCGCAGTGGTAGGTCGTCTCGACGTCGCAGCCGCTCGGCGCGAGCACGGCGCCCAGCCCGCCGACGACGCTGACGGCGGCCGCGGCGCCCGCGAGCCCGCGGCGCGAGCCGACCTCGACGGCGACGCCCCCGACGACGAGCAGCACCCCGAGCCCGACCATGATCCAGGTGACCGGCACCCGCGAGATGAGCACGAACCCGGTGAGGACCGTCCCGAGGATGGCGCCCGCCGTGCCGAGCCCGGACAGCCGGCCGACGACCGAGCCGGTCTCCTCGAGGGTCGACAGGCGCAGCGCCGTGACGACGGGGTGGACCGCCGACAGCAGCGCCCCCGGCACGATGATCGACGCGCCGGCGGCCACGAGGAGGAAGGCGCCGTCCGCCAGCCCGGCCGCCCCGCGGACGAGGAAGGGCGTCGCGGCGACGACCGCCCCGGACACGACGAGCAGCAGCCCGAGCAGCGCCCGGCCGTCGTGCTCGTCGGCCCACCGCCCGCCGAGCCACGACCCCGCGGCGATGGCTGCCAGCGCGAGCCCGATGACGAGCGTGCTCGTCTCGAGCGTCAGCCCCAGGTGCGGCGCGAGGAGCCGCAGGGACACGATCTCGACGACGAGCACCGCTGCGGAGCAGCCGAACACGAGCGCGACCGCGGTGCGGCCGCCGATCCGCGGCTCGCGCCGGTCGGCCTTCCTCACGCCTGGGGCACGTTCTCGTCGAGCTCGGCGAGCCACGCCGCGGCGACGGCGTCGGACGGCATCCGCCAGTCACCGCGCGGCGAGAGCGACCCGCCGGCGACGACCTTGGGGCCGTTGGGGATCGCGGAGCGCTTGAACTGGTTCTGGAAGAACCGGCGCAGGAAGACGCCCAGCCACTGCCGGATGGCGGGCAGCTCGTGGGCGACCCGGTCGCGCTCGGGGTAGCCGGCCGGCCAGGCCCCGACCGAGGCGTCGCGCCACGCGTGCTCGGCGAGGAAGGCGATCTTGCTCGGCCGGTAGCCCCAGCGCAGGACGTGGAAGAGCGTGAAGTCGTGCAGGCCGTAGGGGCCGATCGTGTCCTGGGTCGACTGGATCTTCTCGCCCTCGCGCACCGGCACGAGCTCGGGGCTGATCTCGGTGTCGAGGATGGCCAGCAGAGTCTCGTCGGCCCCGGCGTCCCCGAGCTCACCGTGCGACACGACCCAGCGGATGAGGTGCTGGATGAGCGTCTTCGGCACGCCGGCGTTGACGCCGTAGTGCGACATCTGGTCGCCGACGCCGTACGTGCACCAGCCGAGCGCGAGCTCGCTGAGGTCGCCGGTGCCGAGCACGATGCCGCCGCGCTGGTTGGCGGCGCGGAAGAGCACGTCGGTGCGCAGGCCGGCCTGCACGTTCTCGAACGTCACGTCGTACACGGGCTCGCCGTCGCCGGCGGGGTGGCCGAGGGCCTTGAGCATCTGCGTGGCGAGCGGCCGGACGTCGACCTCCTCCCACTCGATGCCGAGCGCCTCCATGAGCGCGACCGCGTTGGACTTCGTGCCGGCGCTCGTCGCGAAGCCGGGCATCGTCATCCCGAGGACGTGGGTGCGGGGCAGGCCCAGCCGGTCGCAGGCCTTGACCGCGACGATGAGCGCGTGGGTGGAGTCCAGGCCGCCCGAGACGCCGATGACGATGCGCGGCACCCGGGCCGGGTCGCCGCCGCCGATCGAGCGCATCCGCTGCTCGAGCCCCGAGACCTGGATGTTGTAGGCCTCGTAGCAGTCCTGCGCGAGGCGCGACTCGTCGTCGGGGACGAAGGGGAAGCGGTCGACGACGCGGCGCAGCCCCAGGTCGCCGGCGGGCGGCCGCAGGCGGAAGGGGACGACGCGGAAGCCGGCCTCGTCCGCCGCGTACGCCGCGGCGTTGTCGTCGAAGGAGCCGACGCGCATCCGCTCCTGGCGCAGCCGGTCGAGGTCGACGTCGACGACCGTCCGGCGCGGGCCGTCGGGGAAGCGCTCGGACGCGCCGAGCAGCTCGCCGAGCTCGTAGGCCATCGTCATGCCGTCCCACGAGAGGTCGGTGCTCGACTCGCCCGCGCTCGCGGCGGCGTAGAAGTAGGCGGCGTCGCAGCGGGCGCTGGCGCTGCGGGCGAGGAGGTGGCGGTCCTCGGCGCGACCGACGGTGATGGGGGAGGCCGAGAGGTTGAGCAGCACGGTGGCGCCGGCGAGCGCGGCCTCGTGGCTCGGCGGGACCGGGACCCACAGGTCCTCGCAGACCTCGGCGTGGATGACGAGCCCCGGCACGTCGTCGGCGGTGAAGAGCAGGTCCGGGCCGAAGGGCACCTCGCCGTCGACGTCGGAGCCGGGCCACTGCGGCCGGACGAGGTTCTGGCCCTCCTGGCCGGTGCCGGCGGCGAACCAGCGCTTCTCGTAGAACTCGCGGTAGGTCGGCAGGTAGGACTTGGGCGCGACCCCGAGCACCTCGCCGCGGTGGATGACGACCGCGCAGTTGTAGAGCCGGTTGGCGTGCCGCAGCGGCGCGCCCACGACGACGACCGGGGTGAGGCCGACCGTCGCCTCGGCGAGCGCGACGACGGCGCGGTCGACGGCGTCGAGGAGGACGTCCTGGAGGAACAGGTCGTCGACGGCGTACCCGGACAGCGAGAGCTCGGGGAAGAGCGCGACGGCCACACCGTCGTCGTGGCAGGCCCGCACCTGCTCCGCGATGCGCCGCGCATTCTCGGCGGGGTCGGCGAGGGCGACGGGCAGGGTGCACGCCGCGACCCGGGCGAACCCCTGGGCGTAGACGTTCCGGAACTCCATGACCCGAGGCTAGTCGGCGCGCGCCGACACGGGCCGCGGGTCAGTCGGCGAGGACGACGGCCTGCATGAACCGGGTGGCGGACTCGACGAGCTCGTCGAGGGCGGCGTCGTCGGGGGCCTCGAGGGCGCGCAGGGCGACCTCGTTGAGCCCGCCGACGACGCAGACGGCCTCGAGGTGGCTGAGCCGGCGCACGGCGGTTCCGGCCTCGCGGGCCTGGTCGAGCATCCGCAGCAGGGTGTCGGCGTGGCGGTCGACGACCTCCTGGCGGGCCGCGACCCCGCGCTCGCCGATGGTCTGGACGTCGACGACGTGGGCCCGGCCGAGCGCGCGGTCCTCGGTGACGTAGGTGAGGAAGGCGCGGGCGGCGTCCTGCAGCTGGACGGTCGCCGGGGTGGCGCCGGGGGAGAGCGCCGCGTCGACGGCGTCCATCAGCTCGCCGCTGCGGGTGCGGTAGAGGGCGAGGAAGCACTCCTCCTTGTCGTCGAAGTGCTCGTAGAAGGTGCGCTTCGAGGTGCCGGCGAGGCGCGCGACGTCGGCGATCGTCGTCGCGGCGAGGCCCTTGTCGGCGACCGCGGCGGCGAGCCCGGCCTCGAGGCGCTCGCGCACCGGTCGGGTGCGGTCGAGGCCCGGGACGGCGGTGGTGGAGGAGCTGCTCATGCTGGTACTGTACCGTACCAACCATGGTGGTACCAGTCGGTACCGCTGGATCGACAGCCCAGGAGCACCTCGTGCAGCTCACCGCCGATGCCGTCGCGGTCGCCGGGACGCGCAGCCCTCTCGTACGGCCGACGTCCTTCACGGCGCCGCCCTCCCACGTCACCCCGGTGGCCGGCGACCCGGGCTACGGCCAGGTCGCGCTGGCCCTGGCCCTCGGCGGCCGGATGCCGCTCGCCGCGGGCGCGGTCCTGCTCGACGGCGCCGCCGACGCCGGCCTGCTGCGCCGGCACGTCGCCCTCGTCGACGTCCCCGAGGTCTCGGCGCCCGAGGACGGCCTGGCGGTCCACCACGTCGTCTCGGAGGAGCTCGCGTTCGCCGGGCGCCCCTCCGGCCGCACGGCCGTCGACGCGTTCCTCGAGCGGCACGGCGTCCTCGCCTCCGCCGACGAGCCGTTCGAGCGGCTGGCGGCGCAGGAGCGCGTGCGCGTGCTGACCTCCGCCGCCGCCGAGCGCGCCGCCACCCGCGTCCTCGTCGTCACCAACCCCGACCGCCGCGGCGGCGACCCGCGCCTGTGGTGGCCGATCCTCACCCACCACGCGGCGTCGGGCCTGACCGTCGTCGTCCAGCTGACCCACGCGACGATGCGCCAGCTGGGGCTCGTCGTCCGCGCCGAGCTCGGCTCGACCGAGGAGGTGGCCGCGTGACCGCCCTGCGCCTGGCCCTCACCGAGCTGCGCCGCATCGGCGCCAGCCGCGTCGGGCGTCTCGCCCTCGTCGCGATGGTCCTCGTCCCGTCCATCTACGGCGGCCTGTACCTCTACGCCAACGACGACCCCTACGGCGGTCTGAGCGAGGTCCCCGCGGCCCTCGTCGTCGAGGACGAGGGCACGACCCTCTCCGGCGGAGAGCGGCTCCAGGTCGGTGACCAGGTCGCCGACGAGCTCCTCGACACGAAGACCTTCGACTGGTCGAAGGTCGGCCGCCAGCGCGCCGACACCGGTCTGCGCGACGGCGACTACGACCTCGTGCTCGTCCTGCCGAAGGACTTCTCGGCCGACCTCGCGAGCAGCGCGACGAACGACCCGCGCCAGGCCCGCCTCGAGATCCGCACCAACGACGCCAACAACTACCTGGCCCGGACCATCGCGAACACCCTCGTCAGCCAGGTGACCGCCTCGGTCGCCGAGCAGGTCAGCAGCACGGCCGCGAGCCGCTTCCTCGAGGGCTTCGCCGACATCCACGCCCAGGTCGTCGACGCCGCCGACGGCGCGCAGCAGCTCGCCGACGGCGCGCGGAAGGCCTCGACGGGCGCGGGCGACCTCGCCGACGGGGCCGACCAGCTGCTCGCCGGCCAGAAGAAGCTCTCCGCCGGGGCCGGCGACCTCGCCGACGGCGCGGGCGCGCTGAGCTCCGGCCTCGAGACGCTGCGCTCGAGCACCGCCTCCCTGCCGACGCAGACGAAGCAGCTCGCCGACGGGGCGCGACAGGTCAGCGACGGCGACGCGAAGGTCGCCGCCGCGGGCCGCCAGGTCGCCGACGCCACCGACACCCTGCTCGGCGACCTCACCGCGACGCGCGGCCGCCTCGCCGACGACCTGGCCGCCGCCGGGCTCACCGACGAGCAGGTGCAGACGGTGCTCGAGCGGGTCGACGCCCTCTCCGGCCCGGTCACCGACGCCAACGAGAAGGTCCAGTCGACCGCCGACGACCTCGACGCCCTCGCCTCCGGCGCCGACCGGGTCGCCGACGGCGCCGAGCAGCTCGCCGCCGCGGCGCCGCGCCTCAGCGGGGGCATCGCCGACGCCGCCGCCGGCAGCGCGAAGCTCTCGAGCGGCGCGCAGCAGCTGGCCGGCGGTGAGCGGGAGGCGGTCTCGGGCACCTCGCGCCTCGCGTCCGGCGCGCACGACCTCGACGACGGCCTCGGCGACCTGTCCACCGGCGCGACCAAGCTCTCCGACGGGCTCGCGACGGGCGTCGACG is from Arthrobacter sp. NEB 688 and encodes:
- a CDS encoding aminotransferase class V-fold PLP-dependent enzyme — encoded protein: MVDSPTADSRADALLRRIRESVVGEDHVMQTPYGPRRVTYADYTASGRALSFIEDFLRDEVLPAYANTHTESSGTGLQTTRLREDARRIIHDAVHGDDDTVVVFAGSGCTGAIDKLVGVLGLRVPSVLEDRWHLSEHIPADERPVVFIGPYEHHSNEIPWRETIADVVTIREDADGRIDAADLEARLLEHADRPLRIGSFSAASNVTGIVSDTHGISALLHRHGALAFWDFAAAAPYVDIEMTAPDGVDPLAYKDAIVLSPHKFIGGPSTPGVLVARRELFANRVPVTPGGGTVAYVNPEDHAYLPDPAHREEGGTPAIIESIRAGLVFQLKEAVGVDTIRAREERFLERAVTAWHDEPGLEILGNLELKRLSIVSFVVRSPSGSHLHHNYVVALLNDLFGIQSRGGCSCAGPYGHRLLGIDLERSHEFEREITGGCEGIKPGWVRVNFNYFLSDAVADYVVEAVRMVARDGWRLLGDYTFCPETGMWRHRRGVVEPPVRLTDVVYGDDGSVTMPASEARGGEEMLAEHLREAAAVLAAADAPDLGRADRHVSADFEHLRWFDLPDGVVVSG
- a CDS encoding DUF952 domain-containing protein, translated to MTDDLFHIAHAEQWEKARALGRYEQSTHGLSLDEVGFIHLSTSEQWPGVLQRFYADVDDELVLLTIDPERLSSPVRWEAPEGVDEEFPHLYGPLDAGAVTATRPL
- a CDS encoding GNAT family N-acetyltransferase; the encoded protein is MVHALAEYEREPDAVESTERHVLAALFPDDGATSTFAHVAEVDGEVVGMAVWFLSYSTWTGRNGIWLEDLWVDPEHRGSGLGKELLAALARVCVERDYRRLEWWVLNWNTPSIGFYESIGAVAQGEWTTYRMDGAALAALAAG
- a CDS encoding fused MFS/spermidine synthase gives rise to the protein MRKADRREPRIGGRTAVALVFGCSAAVLVVEIVSLRLLAPHLGLTLETSTLVIGLALAAIAAGSWLGGRWADEHDGRALLGLLLVVSGAVVAATPFLVRGAAGLADGAFLLVAAGASIIVPGALLSAVHPVVTALRLSTLEETGSVVGRLSGLGTAGAILGTVLTGFVLISRVPVTWIMVGLGVLLVVGGVAVEVGSRRGLAGAAAAVSVVGGLGAVLAPSGCDVETTYHCAVVTSDPERPTERVLVLDDLRHSTVDLADPTALEFAYVKALAAATESQLPAGPLTAHHLGGGGLTLPRFLAAERPGTVSTVSEIDPGVVALDTERLGLRTGPDLRVRVEDARLGMRDVPSGSLDLVVGDAFGGVSVPWHLTTREALTDVRRTLADDGVYAANLIDHQPLAFARAEVRTLGTVFEHLALAATPEATRGQGGGNLVVLASDAPLDAAAWRTAIAARDLDWAVLDGAALEDWVGDAPVLTDDHAPVDQLLTPYPPRVAPAAG
- a CDS encoding NAD(+) synthase, with protein sequence MEFRNVYAQGFARVAACTLPVALADPAENARRIAEQVRACHDDGVAVALFPELSLSGYAVDDLFLQDVLLDAVDRAVVALAEATVGLTPVVVVGAPLRHANRLYNCAVVIHRGEVLGVAPKSYLPTYREFYEKRWFAAGTGQEGQNLVRPQWPGSDVDGEVPFGPDLLFTADDVPGLVIHAEVCEDLWVPVPPSHEAALAGATVLLNLSASPITVGRAEDRHLLARSASARCDAAYFYAAASAGESSTDLSWDGMTMAYELGELLGASERFPDGPRRTVVDVDLDRLRQERMRVGSFDDNAAAYAADEAGFRVVPFRLRPPAGDLGLRRVVDRFPFVPDDESRLAQDCYEAYNIQVSGLEQRMRSIGGGDPARVPRIVIGVSGGLDSTHALIVAVKACDRLGLPRTHVLGMTMPGFATSAGTKSNAVALMEALGIEWEEVDVRPLATQMLKALGHPAGDGEPVYDVTFENVQAGLRTDVLFRAANQRGGIVLGTGDLSELALGWCTYGVGDQMSHYGVNAGVPKTLIQHLIRWVVSHGELGDAGADETLLAILDTEISPELVPVREGEKIQSTQDTIGPYGLHDFTLFHVLRWGYRPSKIAFLAEHAWRDASVGAWPAGYPERDRVAHELPAIRQWLGVFLRRFFQNQFKRSAIPNGPKVVAGGSLSPRGDWRMPSDAVAAAWLAELDENVPQA
- a CDS encoding TetR/AcrR family transcriptional regulator, which codes for MSSSSTTAVPGLDRTRPVRERLEAGLAAAVADKGLAATTIADVARLAGTSKRTFYEHFDDKEECFLALYRTRSGELMDAVDAALSPGATPATVQLQDAARAFLTYVTEDRALGRAHVVDVQTIGERGVAARQEVVDRHADTLLRMLDQAREAGTAVRRLSHLEAVCVVGGLNEVALRALEAPDDAALDELVESATRFMQAVVLAD
- a CDS encoding YhgE/Pip domain-containing protein, which produces MTALRLALTELRRIGASRVGRLALVAMVLVPSIYGGLYLYANDDPYGGLSEVPAALVVEDEGTTLSGGERLQVGDQVADELLDTKTFDWSKVGRQRADTGLRDGDYDLVLVLPKDFSADLASSATNDPRQARLEIRTNDANNYLARTIANTLVSQVTASVAEQVSSTAASRFLEGFADIHAQVVDAADGAQQLADGARKASTGAGDLADGADQLLAGQKKLSAGAGDLADGAGALSSGLETLRSSTASLPTQTKQLADGARQVSDGDAKVAAAGRQVADATDTLLGDLTATRGRLADDLAAAGLTDEQVQTVLERVDALSGPVTDANEKVQSTADDLDALASGADRVADGAEQLAAAAPRLSGGIADAAAGSAKLSSGAQQLAGGEREAVSGTSRLASGAHDLDDGLGDLSTGATKLSDGLATGVDDIPDPSAEQRRAMAQTIGSPVAVDRDAEAAAASYGAGLAPFFMSLALWIGGFVLFTRMRALSSRALAAGQPAWRVAIGGWLGPALLGAAQAVVAFGVVALGVGIDVAHPVLLGLFMVGVSAAFIAIIHVLMARFGVVGQFMALVLMVLQLVSAGGTFPWQTLPAPLHPLHHALPMSYAVDGVRRLMYGGPMAPLALDVAVVGGWGLAALALGALAARRARTWTAARVKPELVA